The Ornithinimicrobium faecis region GTCATCGCGCGAGGTCACAGCCCGACCGTATTGCCCCAGACCCCCAAACCCTCGCTGAACCCGCCGAGTTCACCCAGCCGACACCCGGGAGCACTGCTCAGGGAGCGGCAGTATGCCGATCGGCCAGGTCCGCGATGATCGTCGCCAACTCGGTGGGCGCGCTGGTCATCGGCCAGTGGCCGCTGTCGATGTCGACATAGTCGAGGGTCGTGGCCGCTGCCAGCTCGGGCACATCACCCGAGGCGACCCACTCCTTGGCGTCGTCCGGTCCAAACTCGGGACAGATCAGGGTGACGGGCACTGCGGACCGCCGCTGGTCGGCATACTGCACGATCCCTCGGCTGACGCCCACCGGCACCGCCACCATGGCAGCCTCCATCTCCGCCCGGGTCGCCTCGTCGAGGTCTGCCGAGTCCGGCCCCTCAAACGCCGGCCACCCCGGGAAGGCCATCTGCCCGTCCACGGGCTCGAAGAAGTCGGCATAGGCCGCGCCGTCCGAGCTGGGGAATCCCCCGATGAGCCCGACCGCCGAGACCTTTTCGGGCCGCCGGTCGGCCGCCAGCCAGGCCAGGGTGCAGGCCGCCGAGTGGCCGATCACCAGTGCCTTGCCGTCTGTTGCGTCGACGGCGGCCACCGCGCTGGCGATCTGGTCCTCCAGCGTGGCCGCGTCGTTGCCGTCCCCCTGCCCTGGCAACGTCACCGGCACTGCGCGGTGCCCACGGGCGGACACCTCCTGCGCCACCGCATCCCAGGCATCGCCGGTCAGCCACAGCCCACCCAGCAGGATCACATCCATGTCCGCACTCCTTCGTCGTTGATCGGGTCTCCCCCTGTGCCAGCCACGCTAAGCCCCATCCCGGACAATCCACGTCCTCTTCCGGGAAGGCCTCGTACGTCTTCCCCCGCATTTTGAGGCAGGTCTCGTACGCCCCACCCGCATTTTGAGGGAGGTCTCGTACACCCTGGCGTGCGCACCCGCGCGTCGTCGGCGACGATGGACGTTGCCCCTCAACACCAAGGAGACACATGAAGATCGGCATCATCATCGGATCCGTCCGCGACGACCGCAAGGGCGATGACGTGGGCGCCTGGCTCAGCAAACTGGCGCAGGACCGCGACACCGACGCGACCTATGAGGTCATCGATCTGCGTGCGTTCGACCTTCCGGTCCTCACCTCCGCGACGGTCCCCGGTGCGGCCAACCGGCAGTATGACGACGAGCGGGTCACCCGGTGGGGCCAGACGATCGATGGTTACGACGGATTCATCTTCGTGACACCGGAGTACAACCACGGCGTCCCGGGCGGCTTCAAGAACGGCTTCGACTGCATCTATCCCGAGTGGGTCAAGAAGGCGGTCGCCTTCGTGTCCTACGGCGCGCTCTCGGGCGCCCGGGCGGTCGAGGCGTGGCGCATCGTGGTCGCCAATGCCGACATGTATGACATCCGGGCGCAGGTCGCGCTGAGCACCTTCACCGAGTTCGACGGCGAGACCTTCACCCCGGCGGACCGGAACGCCGAAGAGGCAGCTGACCTGTTCGCCTCCCTCGAGGCCGCCACGGCGGCGCTCGCCACGCTGCGCGGCTGACGTGGGCCGTCCTTGCCTTCGCGCCAGCTGGGCTGTGGACAACTTCCGGCTGACGTCAGACGACCGCCGTAGACTTGGGTCATGAGTCTGGATGCTGCGTCGGTTGAACGAGGGCTCCTTGCCCTCGATCCAGAGGAGCGTGCCGCAGTGATCCGGCAGGGCTTGCTCAGCCTGGACACTTCCCACGACATGGACCACGCTGACGTCCAAAATGCCTGGTACACAGAGGTCCACCACCGTGTGGATTCGTATGTCAACGGCGATGAGCCACTGGTCGATGCCGGTGAACAGCTCGCCCGCCTCAGGGCGCAACTCCTCGCTCGGGACCAGTGACCCTGCAGCCGCGCGAGCTCATTGAGGCCGCGGCCGAGCTCGACGCCGCGGTCGAGTGGTACTCCAACAGGCACCGCCGCGCCATCGCGTCCGCGACTAACCGTCACACAATCCGGAAGCGCACCTGCTGCGTGGCGATGTCTGCCTCGACGAGCTCGACGCGGACCTCGCTGCCCAGTTCGGCCTGCCCCTCGGCGACCGCGTTGACCGCCGGCTCGGTGAGCTGCACCTGCCAGCCATTCTTGCCGGCGTCGTCGACCACGACCGCGTCAAACTGCTCGCCGACCCGGTGCGCCAGAACGGCGGCCTCGGTGGCGTCGGTGCAGGCCCGCTCCACGGCCTTCGCCAGTCGCCCCGAGTCATTCATGATCTCCGGCAGCGTCGGCAGCGCCTCGCGTGCCCACGCCGGCACGTCCTGCCCCTGAGTCAGCGCCTCGCAGACCACCAGCACAAACCGGTCGATCAGGCGGCGCAGCGGCGCTGTGACGTGGGTGTAGGGCGCGGCGATCGCGGCCTGCTCCGTCTGCTCCGGCGGGGTCCCGTCGAACGCCTCATAGCTCGCGCCGCGGAACAGCGCCGTCGCGTCGTGGATGATCGCCAGGTGCTGGGGGTCGGTGCGGTCCAGCGTGCGCAGAAAGTCGCCATAGGCCAACCCCTTCGGCCAGTCCACCCCCAGAGCCTTCACCTGTCGGCGGAACCGGGCCACGTCACGCTGCTCCGCCGGGGGCATAGTGCGCAGGATCCCGACCTCGCCCTCGAGCATGATCTCGGCGGCGACCATCCCGGTGAGCAGGCTGATCTGCGCGTTCCAGTCCTCCACCGGCAGCAGCGGCCGGAACTGCAGGGCGTAGGTGCCGTCGTCCTTGACGTGCACCTCCTGCTCCGGCATCGGCAGGCTGGCCCCACCGCGCTCGGACTCGCGACGGATCCGGTGCTCCCCCACCTCCTTGAGCAGCAGCAGGGTCTCCTCCGCGTCACCGCCGTCGATCAGCCCCTGCACCTCCTCATAGGTGTAGCGCCGCACCGACCGCACCATCGCGCGATAGAGCTCGGCACTGTCCCGGGTCCCGTCGGGCTTCAGGCGCATGTCCCAGACGTATGCCGGACGGCTGGCCTCGGGGAGCAGGCTCGCCGCCCCCTCGCTCACCTCGGTGGGGTGCAACGGCACCCGGGTGTCGGGGCAGTAGATCGTCTGGCCGCGCAGCCGCACCTCGGTGTCCAGGGCGCCGCTGGGCTCGACGAAGGCTGGCACGTCGGCGATGGCATACCTGATGCGATATCCTTCACCGGCACGCTCAATGTGCATCGCCTGGTCCAGGTCCATCGAGCCGGGCGGGTCGATCGTGATGAACGCCAGGCCCGTCTCGTCCCGCTCGGGCAGGTCCGGGTTCTCGACCGCGGCCCGTGCCTCCGCGAGCGCGGCCTCGGGGAACTCGTCCCGCACCTCCATGCTCGTCCTGATGTCCGCGAATGCCCGCTCGAGAGCGGTGCCGTCCGGGGTCGTGCGGTCGTCGTGGATCCTCGTCGCTCGCTGGGCCATTGCGCCACCCTACGCAGATCATGGCCCGGTGCGCTCGGCATACTGATGGGGTGATCCCCACGACCGAACTCGGTGACCAGCTGACCGTCAGCTCCCTCGGCTTTGGCGGGATGGGCCTGACGCAGGTCTATGGCGGCACCACGCCGGAGGCTGCGCTGGCAACGATCCACGCCACGACCGACCTGGGGGTGACCCTCCTGGACACCGCCGACGTCTATGGCGAGCCGCGGCCCGGCACGTCGGGTCCACCCGGCACGAACGAGGAGTTGTTCGGGCAGGTGCTGGCGACGCGCCGCTCCGAGGTGCAGATCGCGACGAAGTTCGGCATCACCGGAGCGGTCGGCGACGGCATCCCGACACGCGGCGACGCGGCCTATGTCCAGGCCGCCTGCGAGGCGAGTCTGCGCCGGCTCGGGGTGGAGACCATCGATCTCTATTATCTGCATCGCCGTGAGCTGGACCGCCCGATCGAGGAGACCGTCGGCGCTATGGCCGACCTGGTGCGGCAGGGCAAGGTGGCGCACCTGGGGCTCTCGGAGGTCACCGGTCCCGAGTTGCGAGCGGCCGCAGCAGTGCACCCGATCGCTGCCGTGCAGAGCGAGTGGAGCCTGTGGTCACGCGACGTCGAGACCCACGTCATCCCGGCTGCTGTCGAGGTGGGCGCCGGGTTCGTGCCCTACTCACCGCTGGGTCGTGGCTTCCTCACCGGCGCGCTCACGAAGGAGTCGATCGCGGGCACGATGCTGGCCGGTCAGGCCCGCTTCGATGAGCACTTCGAGGTCAACCAGCGGGTCGTTGAGGTCGTCCGGTCCGTGGCCGCCGACGTCGGGGCCACTCCGGCGCAGGTCGCCCTGGCCTGGCTCTATGCCCAGGGCCAGCGGCTGGGGATCCCGGTCGTGCCGATCCCTGGCACGCGCCGCGCCGAGCGGATGGCCGAGAACGCTGGCGCTCTGTCCATCACGCTGAGCGAGGATCACCTGTCCCGGCTGGACACCGTGGCGGAGGCTGTGCAGGGCGGTCGCAACCTGGGCTTCGCGGGCCCGACCTGGATCTCCGCAGGTCGGGAGTAGTCCGCGTGCTGATCCTGCTGCCCCTGTCGGAGTCCAAGAAGAGGGACGACCGCCGCGGACTCAGCCTGGGATCGGGCCGCCCCACCACGTTGGCACTGGGTAACGGTCCAGGGTCCGGTCGGCCGTAACCAGGATGGCGTTCTCCGCCAGACCCTGAGCCACAAGAAGTCGATCGAAGGGGTCGCGGTGGTGCCACGGCAGTGCCTCGACACCGACCGCGTGCTCGGCTGTGACTGGAAGGTGCTCAAAGTCGAGGCTCATCAGTGTGCGGTGCCACGACTCGGCGATCTGCAACTTGCCGAGCGATCGCTTGATCGCGATCTCCCACACAGAGGCGGCGCTGACGAAAACCGCCGCAGACGGACTGGACACGGCGTCCGCAACGTCGTGGGGCACAGATCTGCGCTGGTTGAGCAGGAGCCAGATCACCACATTCGTGTCGAGCAGCAGCCTCATGACACGTAGGGCTCGAAGTCATCCAGCGGCTCGTCGAACTCGGACGTCAGTTCCCCATCGAGGTCACCCCAGATGTTCCGGCGTTCGGTGATCACCGGGGCGGGGCCGAGCACCGCGACCCTGGTGCGCCCACGGCGGATCACCACAGTCTCTCCCGCCTCAACCCTGCGGAGCAGCCGGGAGAGGTGCGTTTTGGCTTCCTGGACCGTGACCTCCATCTCCTGATAATAGGTCGACCAACTTGACCAGGTCAAGCTTTTGGCACCCCAAGGACTGCCGCCCGGTCGGGCTCTGGCTACTCTGCCTGCGTGCTGATCCTGCTGCCCCCGTCGGAGTCTAAGACCGGCCGCACCCGCGGGCGCCCCCTCGACCTGGAGCGCCTCTCGCTGCCCGGACTCACCGCGGCCCGTGCCGCCCTCCTCGGCCCGGTTGCCGAGGTCAGCGGCCGCCCCGCCGCCGCAGACCTGCTCGGCGTGAGCCCGAACCTGACCGAGGAGATCGCCCGGAACACCCGGCTCACGACGGCGCCGAGCGTGCCGACCGCGGACCTCTACACCGGCGTGCTCTATGACGCCCTCGACCTGGCCTCGCTCGATGCCACGGCACGGCGGCGCGCCAACCGTCGGGTCCTGGTGATCTCGGCCCTGTTCGGTGCCCTGCGCCTGACCGACCGGGTGCCGCCCTATCGCCTCTCGATGGCGGTCAACGTCCCGGGTGTGGGACCGCTGGCTGGGCACTGGCGACAGCCGCTGGCCCAGGAGTTGCCGGCCGTGGTCGGGCGCGGCCTGGTCATCGACTGCCGGTCAAGCACGTATGCCGCAGCCTGGGTTCCCCAGGGGGACCTGGCTCGTCGTTGGGTCCAGATCCGGGTGCCGGGTGCCACCCACATGGCCAAGCACACCCGAGGACTGGTCACCCGTGCACTGTGTCAGTCACAGCAGGACCCGCGGACACCCAGCGGACTGGCCGAGGTGCTCGCCGAGGCTTTCCGCGTGGAGCTCCACCAGCCAGCCAGCGCCACCAAGCCCTGGGTCCTCGACGTGCACACACCCAAGAGTTGACGACGCAGCCGCGCTCGCGCCAGACGGTGACGGTTCCCCGCGTGCACCCAGACAGGAAACGTCACAGCCGCTTGTGCAAACGTGCAGGTCAGCGACCTGCACTTCCGCGGTCCCACTGACTTTGCCTGTTCGGGTGCACGCCCCGCGGGTCCCGCCCGGGTGCTCGTGGGCCTGAGCTCAACCCAGTTGGGACCGCGCGATAGGGTCTGCCCCATGAGCCCGGAGCCGCCCCCGCCCGGCTCGACTGGTGTGGACGAGTCTCCTGGTGTGGGGCGCTCTGCTGGTGCGGTCGGCTCGACTGGTGTGGACCGGTCTGGCGTGGCCCGCGGCGGCCGAACGGTGCTGGCGTGCCTGGCCTGGCTGCTGCTGTGGCACCTCACCCCGGGGCTGCTCGCCAACGGGATCGGAACGTTGGTCTCGGAGGATGCCAGCATCGCGACGCTCGTCGAGTGCGGAGTTGCGCTGATCGTGCTGGCCGTGTTGCTCGCAACGCACCGTCGTCGCAACACCGTCCTGTTCGCCCGTTCCCGGCTGATGTGGTTGTATGCGCTGCCGGCCGTGTTGGCGCTGGTGCTGCCGCTGCACTATGGCCTGCCGCTGCCGGTGGGGGTCTACATCTTCTGGATGACGGTGTCGGTGCTCTGGCAGAACTACCTGACCTTTGGATTGCTGCAGAGTTATCTGCGCGATGACCTCCCCGCCTGGCTGACCATCGTGGTCGTGACGACGACGTTCTGGCTGGGCCACGTCGTCGCCCTGCCCGATCAGTTCGGGCCAGGCAACCCGCTGGCGAGCCTGCCGATCGTCGCCATGGGGGCGGTGTTCGCGCTGCTGCGCGCCAGGCTGGGCACCTTGCACCTGCTCTTGGTGCTGCACCTGACCTTCTACTTCATCTTTGCCTGATCCGTGTCGACGTCGCGGCACTTATCGCGGCTCTGCCATCGGGGATCCGCCGCGGGGCGGACACCCAGACAGGCAACGTCCCAGCCGCTTGCACAAACGCGCAGGTCAGCGGCCTGCGCTGCCGCGGGCCGGCTCACGTTGGCTGTTCGGGTGCACGGTGCAGGGCGGCTCAGCCGAGGCGGTCGAGGGCCTGCTGCACGTCGGCGACCAGGTCGGCCTCGTCCTCGATGCCCACCGAGAGCCGGATGATGTTGTCCGCCACCTCGAGCTCGGTGCCACGCACGGAGGCGTGGGTCATCTCGGCCGGATAGTTGACCAGCGACTCGACGCCGCCGAGGCTCTCGGCGAGCTGGAAGACCGACATCGACTCGGCAAACTGTCGGGCAGCTGCGGCTCCCCCGGCCAGCGCGAGCGAGACCATGCCGCCGAAGTTGCTCATCTGCCTGGCCGCGATCTCGTGACCGGGGTGGTCTGCCAGACCGGGGTAGTACACCTGCTCAACGGCCGGGTGCCCGACCAGCGACTGGGCGATCGCGGCCGCGTTGGAGCTGTGCTTGTCCATCCGCAGCGCGAGGGTCTTGATGCCGCGGATGGTCAGGAAGACCTCCCACGGCGCGGAGACGCCTCCGGCCGCGAACTGCAGGAACTGGACCTTCTCGCCCAACTCCTTGCCCGCGGTGACGACGACGCCGCCGAGGACGTCGGAGTGACCGCCCAGGTATTTCGTCGCCGAGTGCACGACAGCATCGGCGCCGAGCGCGATCGGCGTCTGCAGGGCCGGTGAGGCAAAGGTGTTGTCGACGACCACGGTCAGGCCGTGCTCGTGTCCCAGCGCGGCGACCGCCTCCAGGTCGGTGATCTTCATCAGCGGGTTGCTGGGCGTCTCCACCCAGAGCACCTTGGTCTCCGGGCGGATCGCAGCGCGCACCGCGTCGAGGTCACTCATCTCCGCGGTGCTCAGCTGGACACCCCACGGCACGAGGATCTGGTTGACGAGCCGGTGCGTGCCGCCATAGACATCGTTGCCCATCAGCACGTGGTCGCCCGGGGACAGCAGTGCCCGCAGCAGCGCGTCCTCGGCGGCCAGTCCCGACGCGAAGGACAAGCCCTGCGCGCCACCCTCGAGGTCGGCGACCAGCTCCTGCAGCGCATCACGCGTGGGGTTGGTGCCACGGGCGTATTCGTAGCCGTTGCGCAGGCCTCCGACGTGCTCCTGCACGAAGGTGGAGGTCTGATAGACCGGCGGGATCACCGCTCCGGTCGTGGGGTCGAAGGCCTGGCCGGCGTGGATGGCGCGGGTGGAGAATCCGGACACGTCAGAGATTTCCGTTCACTCGGTGGTGGTGCTGGTGCTCACTGGGACAGACTGGTGCTCACTGGGACAGGAAGGTCAGCAGGTCGGGGCGGGTCAGCACGGCGACGGGCTTGCCACCCTCTGTCACCAACAACGCATCGGCATCGGTGAATGCTTCCCGGGCGGCCGACACCGAGTCGTTGACCCCGATCAGTGGCAGTGCCGGACCGGTCAGCGCGGTGAGCGTGTCGGTCAGTTTTGCCTCGCCGTGGAAGACGGCATCGAGCAGGGCACGCTCAGTCAGGGACCCCTTGACCTCCCCCATGACCACCGGCGGCTCGGCGCCGAGCACGATCAGCTGACTGACGGCATACTCCGCCATGATGTCGATCGCGTCGCGCACCGTGTCGGTGGGGTGCACGTGCACCAGGTCGGGCAGCTGGCCGGTCTTGGCCGAGAGCACGTCGCCGACCGTCTTCTCCTCGCCGACAGCGGTGAAGCCGTAGGAACGCATCCACCCATCGTTGAAGATCTTGCCCAGATAACCGCGGCCCCCGTCGGGCAGCAGCACCACCACGGTGTCATCCGGGCCCAGCTCCCTGGCTGCCTTGAGGGCAGCGACCACGGCCATGCCGGACGAGCCGCCGACGAGCAGCCCCTCCTCCAGCGCCAGGCGGGTCGTCATCTCGAAGGACTCCGCGTCGGTGACGGGGATGATCTGGTGCGGCACGCTGGTGTCATAGGCACCGGGCCACATGTCCTCGCCGACGCCCTCGACCAGATAGGGCCGGCCCGTCCCGCCGGAATAGACCGAGCCCTCGGGGTCGGCGCCGATGATCGTGACGTCACCGACCTCACGCAGATAGCGCCCGGTGCCCGAGATCGTGCCGCCGGTGCCGATGCCTGCCACAAAGTGCGTGACGGTGCCGTCCGTGTCGCGCCAGATCTCCGGCCCGGTCGACTCGTAG contains the following coding sequences:
- a CDS encoding alpha/beta fold hydrolase produces the protein MDVILLGGLWLTGDAWDAVAQEVSARGHRAVPVTLPGQGDGNDAATLEDQIASAVAAVDATDGKALVIGHSAACTLAWLAADRRPEKVSAVGLIGGFPSSDGAAYADFFEPVDGQMAFPGWPAFEGPDSADLDEATRAEMEAAMVAVPVGVSRGIVQYADQRRSAVPVTLICPEFGPDDAKEWVASGDVPELAAATTLDYVDIDSGHWPMTSAPTELATIIADLADRHTAAP
- a CDS encoding NADPH-dependent FMN reductase, whose translation is MKIGIIIGSVRDDRKGDDVGAWLSKLAQDRDTDATYEVIDLRAFDLPVLTSATVPGAANRQYDDERVTRWGQTIDGYDGFIFVTPEYNHGVPGGFKNGFDCIYPEWVKKAVAFVSYGALSGARAVEAWRIVVANADMYDIRAQVALSTFTEFDGETFTPADRNAEEAADLFASLEAATAALATLRG
- a CDS encoding addiction module protein, with translation MSLDAASVERGLLALDPEERAAVIRQGLLSLDTSHDMDHADVQNAWYTEVHHRVDSYVNGDEPLVDAGEQLARLRAQLLARDQ
- a CDS encoding RNB domain-containing ribonuclease → MAQRATRIHDDRTTPDGTALERAFADIRTSMEVRDEFPEAALAEARAAVENPDLPERDETGLAFITIDPPGSMDLDQAMHIERAGEGYRIRYAIADVPAFVEPSGALDTEVRLRGQTIYCPDTRVPLHPTEVSEGAASLLPEASRPAYVWDMRLKPDGTRDSAELYRAMVRSVRRYTYEEVQGLIDGGDAEETLLLLKEVGEHRIRRESERGGASLPMPEQEVHVKDDGTYALQFRPLLPVEDWNAQISLLTGMVAAEIMLEGEVGILRTMPPAEQRDVARFRRQVKALGVDWPKGLAYGDFLRTLDRTDPQHLAIIHDATALFRGASYEAFDGTPPEQTEQAAIAAPYTHVTAPLRRLIDRFVLVVCEALTQGQDVPAWAREALPTLPEIMNDSGRLAKAVERACTDATEAAVLAHRVGEQFDAVVVDDAGKNGWQVQLTEPAVNAVAEGQAELGSEVRVELVEADIATQQVRFRIV
- a CDS encoding aldo/keto reductase, which produces MPTTELGDQLTVSSLGFGGMGLTQVYGGTTPEAALATIHATTDLGVTLLDTADVYGEPRPGTSGPPGTNEELFGQVLATRRSEVQIATKFGITGAVGDGIPTRGDAAYVQAACEASLRRLGVETIDLYYLHRRELDRPIEETVGAMADLVRQGKVAHLGLSEVTGPELRAAAAVHPIAAVQSEWSLWSRDVETHVIPAAVEVGAGFVPYSPLGRGFLTGALTKESIAGTMLAGQARFDEHFEVNQRVVEVVRSVAADVGATPAQVALAWLYAQGQRLGIPVVPIPGTRRAERMAENAGALSITLSEDHLSRLDTVAEAVQGGRNLGFAGPTWISAGRE
- a CDS encoding type II toxin-antitoxin system VapC family toxin, whose translation is MRLLLDTNVVIWLLLNQRRSVPHDVADAVSSPSAAVFVSAASVWEIAIKRSLGKLQIAESWHRTLMSLDFEHLPVTAEHAVGVEALPWHHRDPFDRLLVAQGLAENAILVTADRTLDRYPVPTWWGGPIPG
- a CDS encoding type II toxin-antitoxin system Phd/YefM family antitoxin → MEVTVQEAKTHLSRLLRRVEAGETVVIRRGRTRVAVLGPAPVITERRNIWGDLDGELTSEFDEPLDDFEPYVS
- a CDS encoding YaaA family protein; its protein translation is MLILLPPSESKTGRTRGRPLDLERLSLPGLTAARAALLGPVAEVSGRPAAADLLGVSPNLTEEIARNTRLTTAPSVPTADLYTGVLYDALDLASLDATARRRANRRVLVISALFGALRLTDRVPPYRLSMAVNVPGVGPLAGHWRQPLAQELPAVVGRGLVIDCRSSTYAAAWVPQGDLARRWVQIRVPGATHMAKHTRGLVTRALCQSQQDPRTPSGLAEVLAEAFRVELHQPASATKPWVLDVHTPKS
- a CDS encoding CPBP family glutamic-type intramembrane protease — encoded protein: MSPEPPPPGSTGVDESPGVGRSAGAVGSTGVDRSGVARGGRTVLACLAWLLLWHLTPGLLANGIGTLVSEDASIATLVECGVALIVLAVLLATHRRRNTVLFARSRLMWLYALPAVLALVLPLHYGLPLPVGVYIFWMTVSVLWQNYLTFGLLQSYLRDDLPAWLTIVVVTTTFWLGHVVALPDQFGPGNPLASLPIVAMGAVFALLRARLGTLHLLLVLHLTFYFIFA
- a CDS encoding cystathionine gamma-synthase; this encodes MSDVSGFSTRAIHAGQAFDPTTGAVIPPVYQTSTFVQEHVGGLRNGYEYARGTNPTRDALQELVADLEGGAQGLSFASGLAAEDALLRALLSPGDHVLMGNDVYGGTHRLVNQILVPWGVQLSTAEMSDLDAVRAAIRPETKVLWVETPSNPLMKITDLEAVAALGHEHGLTVVVDNTFASPALQTPIALGADAVVHSATKYLGGHSDVLGGVVVTAGKELGEKVQFLQFAAGGVSAPWEVFLTIRGIKTLALRMDKHSSNAAAIAQSLVGHPAVEQVYYPGLADHPGHEIAARQMSNFGGMVSLALAGGAAAARQFAESMSVFQLAESLGGVESLVNYPAEMTHASVRGTELEVADNIIRLSVGIEDEADLVADVQQALDRLG
- a CDS encoding cystathionine beta-synthase, which codes for MRVAETILDTIGDTPLVKLNHVTEGIAATVLAKIEYVNPGGSVKDRIAIKIIDAAEAEGKLKPGGTIVEPTSGNTGVGLALVAQQRGYKCIFVCPDKVGEDKINVLKAYGAEVVVTPTSVPPEHPESYYSVSDRLAAEIEGAYKPNQYENLNGPASHYESTGPEIWRDTDGTVTHFVAGIGTGGTISGTGRYLREVGDVTIIGADPEGSVYSGGTGRPYLVEGVGEDMWPGAYDTSVPHQIIPVTDAESFEMTTRLALEEGLLVGGSSGMAVVAALKAARELGPDDTVVVLLPDGGRGYLGKIFNDGWMRSYGFTAVGEEKTVGDVLSAKTGQLPDLVHVHPTDTVRDAIDIMAEYAVSQLIVLGAEPPVVMGEVKGSLTERALLDAVFHGEAKLTDTLTALTGPALPLIGVNDSVSAAREAFTDADALLVTEGGKPVAVLTRPDLLTFLSQ